Proteins co-encoded in one Methanothermobacter sp. genomic window:
- a CDS encoding serine protein kinase RIO: MIELSADKKDKTFQEVDSALERLKSKKRLKGVEDRRVASEVFDKRTLEVLYKLSNTGYLAILDGVISTGKEANVFKGLDDNDNFVAVKIYRIATSDFKKMQYYIQGDPRFKVKMSNKRQIVHTWVSKEFRNLKRAYESGVRVPRPFVSRENVLIMEFIGDMEGNPAPTLREAPPLDPQEMFEKIIYYMRLLYREARLVHGDLSAFNILNFDEEPVIIDISQAVVVDHPIAGELLERDIRNISRDFKRFGVSSTPQEIREKIIG, from the coding sequence ATGATTGAATTGTCCGCTGATAAGAAGGATAAAACTTTCCAAGAAGTCGATTCTGCACTGGAAAGGTTGAAATCCAAGAAGCGCCTTAAAGGCGTGGAGGATAGGCGTGTTGCAAGTGAAGTTTTCGATAAAAGAACCTTAGAGGTTCTCTATAAGCTGTCAAATACTGGTTATCTCGCCATTCTTGATGGTGTTATAAGCACCGGTAAAGAGGCTAACGTTTTTAAAGGCCTAGATGATAATGATAACTTCGTAGCTGTTAAAATTTATCGTATTGCAACTTCTGATTTTAAGAAAATGCAATATTATATTCAAGGCGATCCACGTTTCAAGGTTAAAATGAGCAACAAGAGGCAGATAGTCCACACTTGGGTGAGCAAGGAATTCAGGAACCTTAAGAGGGCATATGAGAGTGGTGTTAGGGTTCCAAGGCCATTTGTTTCAAGGGAGAATGTCCTAATAATGGAGTTTATAGGTGACATGGAAGGTAACCCTGCACCAACATTAAGGGAGGCCCCGCCCCTAGATCCTCAAGAAATGTTCGAGAAGATAATATATTATATGAGGTTATTATATAGGGAGGCTAGGCTAGTTCATGGGGATCTTTCAGCGTTTAATATTCTCAATTTTGATGAGGAGCCTGTTATCATTGATATTTCACAGGCTGTTGTGGTTGATCATCCAATTGCAGGAGAATTACTTGAAAGGGATATTAGGAATATCAGTAGGGATTTTAAACGTTTTGGTGTTTCATCAACTCCCCAAGAGATCAGGGAGAAAATAATAGGTTAA
- the eif1A gene encoding translation initiation factor eIF-1A, with translation MGKGNTEEIRRVRIPKKGEIPGIVEQILGHGKLKVICSDGKTRLGRIPGKMKKRIWIREGDVVLVKPWEFQSDERADIVWRYTRTEANWLERRGYLNL, from the coding sequence TTGGGTAAAGGTAATACCGAGGAGATTAGAAGAGTTAGGATACCTAAAAAGGGTGAAATACCTGGGATTGTTGAGCAGATACTAGGCCATGGAAAGTTGAAGGTTATATGTAGTGATGGTAAAACCCGCCTTGGGCGCATACCTGGTAAGATGAAAAAGAGGATATGGATCAGGGAAGGTGATGTTGTACTTGTGAAGCCATGGGAGTTTCAAAGTGATGAAAGGGCTGATATAGTATGGAGGTATACGCGTACCGAGGCTAATTGGCTTGAGAGAAGAGGTTATTTGAATTTATAG
- a CDS encoding molybdopterin-binding protein has translation MGREFLDLVDISEAHSIIRSLFKEIYHPPKVEKVNLKYAYGRVLARDVKSPIDLPPFDRASRDGYALRAEDTFHASEDNPSTLKCIEVIEAGAIPQKKVRRGYCSRISTGAPIPKGADAIVMVEYTEEEDDNILIYKSAYPGQHIASRASDISKNEIIVKKNSILSPEKIGAISAAGISKVPVIAKPKIGILSTGNELIEPLNHWIPGKIFDSNSHSIAAAVKNCGCEPRILGIVKDDYTELYKAIQENIQECDILITSGGTSAGAGDMLREVIEDIGEVIIHGISIKPGKPTIIGKVDDKLVFGLPGFPVSALIIFDVFLRPYLMELSGKTQREYRRIELPLARRLHSSKGRIQYALVKIENNKVYPILKDSGAITSLADADGYIKIPKNVEILEEGSNVKVSPLSHYEC, from the coding sequence ATGGGCCGTGAATTCTTAGACCTCGTAGATATATCAGAGGCTCATAGTATAATCCGCAGCCTTTTCAAGGAAATTTATCATCCACCAAAGGTGGAAAAAGTAAACCTAAAATATGCATATGGTAGAGTCCTAGCCCGTGATGTGAAAAGTCCAATTGACTTGCCACCGTTTGATCGTGCTTCAAGGGACGGATACGCTTTGAGAGCGGAGGACACATTTCACGCTTCTGAGGATAATCCAAGCACTTTAAAGTGTATTGAAGTGATAGAAGCCGGTGCGATCCCACAAAAAAAAGTCAGGAGAGGGTATTGTTCACGTATAAGCACAGGAGCCCCAATACCCAAGGGTGCTGATGCCATAGTCATGGTTGAATATACAGAAGAAGAGGATGATAATATCCTAATTTATAAAAGTGCATATCCTGGTCAACATATCGCTTCAAGGGCGTCAGACATATCAAAAAATGAAATCATAGTCAAGAAAAATTCGATATTATCACCAGAAAAGATCGGGGCGATAAGCGCAGCTGGCATTTCTAAGGTGCCTGTTATAGCCAAACCAAAGATAGGTATACTCTCAACCGGGAACGAATTAATAGAACCTTTAAATCATTGGATTCCTGGCAAAATCTTCGATTCAAACTCTCATAGTATCGCAGCTGCAGTTAAAAATTGCGGATGCGAACCAAGAATCTTAGGTATTGTGAAAGACGATTACACAGAACTTTATAAAGCCATCCAAGAAAACATCCAAGAATGTGACATCCTCATAACCTCTGGTGGAACTTCAGCCGGCGCCGGTGACATGCTCAGAGAAGTGATTGAAGACATTGGTGAGGTGATAATCCATGGAATTTCCATAAAGCCAGGGAAACCTACCATCATAGGTAAGGTAGATGATAAACTTGTATTTGGCCTCCCTGGCTTCCCTGTTTCTGCTCTGATAATCTTCGATGTTTTTCTACGCCCTTACCTAATGGAACTTTCAGGCAAAACACAAAGGGAATATCGCAGAATAGAACTACCACTCGCACGCAGATTACATTCCTCAAAGGGTAGAATACAGTATGCCCTCGTAAAAATCGAAAATAATAAAGTATACCCTATATTGAAAGATTCAGGTGCCATAACCTCACTTGCAGATGCAGATGGTTACATTAAGATCCCTAAAAACGTGGAAATACTCGAAGAAGGCTCTAATGTTAAAGTTTCACCACTTTCCCACTATGAATGCTAG
- the cobK gene encoding precorrin-6A reductase: MNILVMAGTHDAVEIIKKLKKSTNHRIIATTTTDYGGKLAKAAGADKIITKALNKASLAQVLEIENVDIIIDATHPFAVKATENAIKASEENLTYYIRFERPTPKLNGHILKVDSFKKAGRAAAKILEEREGNILHLAGVSTLKDVIDQIGTEKIVVRVLPHPRSIEACYRMGIPGERIIAMQGTFSRALNREIMKEYNAIAVITKESGETGGLIEKVKAAEDLKIPVILVNRPFIEKLEGKLVFDDIDELLAFIVGKW, from the coding sequence ATGAACATTCTCGTAATGGCAGGAACACACGATGCAGTAGAAATAATAAAAAAACTTAAAAAGTCCACAAATCATAGGATAATAGCCACCACCACAACAGACTATGGTGGTAAACTAGCCAAGGCTGCAGGGGCAGATAAGATAATCACAAAGGCCCTTAATAAGGCGAGTTTAGCCCAAGTTCTCGAGATTGAAAATGTCGATATTATAATAGATGCAACCCACCCATTCGCCGTGAAAGCCACAGAAAACGCGATCAAAGCTTCTGAGGAGAACTTAACATATTATATCCGATTCGAAAGACCAACCCCAAAATTAAATGGGCATATATTGAAGGTTGATTCCTTTAAGAAGGCTGGACGGGCAGCGGCCAAGATCTTGGAAGAAAGAGAGGGTAATATCCTCCATTTAGCTGGTGTTTCAACACTTAAGGATGTGATTGATCAGATTGGGACTGAGAAGATAGTGGTCCGAGTTTTACCCCATCCACGTTCTATAGAAGCATGTTATAGGATGGGCATACCAGGGGAGCGAATAATAGCAATGCAAGGAACATTCTCAAGGGCCCTTAACAGGGAAATTATGAAGGAATATAATGCAATTGCCGTGATCACAAAGGAAAGTGGAGAAACTGGAGGGTTAATAGAGAAGGTGAAGGCCGCTGAGGATCTTAAAATCCCTGTTATACTCGTGAACAGGCCATTCATTGAAAAATTAGAGGGTAAACTTGTATTTGATGATATTGATGAACTTCTAGCATTCATAGTGGGAAAGTGGTGA